tgtcgtCCTGTACTTGATGTCCAATTGCCTTGCCCTCATGTGTCGGTAGCTGCTAAATAATCCCCGGGTTAATGCCCTACAATCTCATTAAAGCCGCTAATTATAGTCAGATGCTCCCTGGAGGAGCAAGAATCAGCAGATCACTGTCCTCAGCCTGCAGTGGACCAAATAGGAATCTGGGCAGGGAAGGAAGATGTATCTGTCAAAAGGTTATTACTTGTCATATCTTActaattatagttttttttcccagttcATGTATTATTGATGACTAAAAGTGCAGATACATTTACATCTAAGTACACATTTATGAAAGGATCCAACAAATTACAGCTGCAATTGAAtctcaaaaaccttttttaaaccaTAGTGATCTGTTTTGAGGTTAGCACAATGCTTTActgattgattttaaatttgCACAGCAGGTCTGAATTTGCAATTTCAGATCACTGTAATCATGATTACAAAATCTGCTGTCCTAAAATGCACCAGTGAAAATGAAGGCATCCATAACTGTTGAGGTGTTCTTTTAAGACATTTCATGCTAACTGATCGCAGTGTGATGTCTCAATGAAACTGCAGTTGAAAGGAGCAGTTGTTTAGCTGAAAGATGGTATCTATCTGCTGACAGATGaaagtaaaagacaaatgttggACAGCACTGTGACCTGTGAAGGTTGCTGCGGGACTTCACACGCAGGCTTGAAAAGTACCAGTCTAAAAGAGGTGATCTCTGCAGAATAATCCTGGCTAAGTCCCGCAGCTCTCGGACAGTCAGGTGGacactagagagagagagagagagagagagagagagagagagaaagagagagagacagacagacagacagacaaacagacaaacagagagagagagattctggAAGGAGACCACTGACTGGAACAGCAGCTCAGTCAAAAGTGACAACACTGTTTCAGCTTGTTGTCCTCATCTTCTTCTAAACAGATCACCTTTGGGTCTCAAACTTCTCTATGTTAACATATGTAACATAAACAAGCCAGGATCTGCCTGCTGTAACTCTTTACTTCCTTAGATAGATGGATTTGTATGCTAAAGTATTATTCATCATCTAAGTTTACCCCCAAAGACAATGTTTTAATGTAGAAAGACGTTTGCTGCTTAATTTGAAAGTATGCTTTGTAATTCaaagatgttaaaaatggtaaaaaaaaatgtgctgttTAAGTCAGGACAAAGAGGTGTAAACTATAAACCAATGAGCTGGAGCTGAGCTTATTGTCTGGCGGATTTAGCAACTGTTGGTTAGTTATACTGTATCTACACCGTATTTGATTGTATACTAGCAAACTGCTTGAATAACACGAACAAAAAGAGTTGGTGGATTTTTGTTAATTGATTTGAGACTGATAATTAGTCATCTGTGATTCATGTAGGAAACCTGGGTAGAGGTTTAACATCACAAACACATCAGAGCGGAGATGAGAGCTGAGAGCTGAGAGCGGAGTGACAAAGGGCAAAGGTGACAAAGATTAGCAGCTTTTCGAATTAAGTTGCGGTGTGTCCTGCAGAATACTTATACGTTACAAAACACAGCAGTTATACTGCAGTGCAATTGGTACAATTAAAATCAGTCTCAGTAGATTCTACAGCAGTTTGTATGTTGTCTAGCAGCTCCCAGGAGCCATGTGAGCGCGATCAGAAGGGAAGTAAGCCGGCCTCTGCAATCACATGGATAATACAGATAGTACAGGTGTCCACAGCTTCTTCTCATATGTTGTTacttattaatttaaattaacgTGAAATCACTTCctttttcagtgaaaataaaCCGCTTCAAGATCGTTGGTGacacatttatcaaaaatatgaTAAGCTGTGTTTTGAGGAGGTGAATCTCACAGCATACACAGTACATGTATAGCTGAATGAAGGTCATGAACACCAGGCCAACGAACACACACTACAACGAATCTGGATGGGTAAAACATTACAACGCAACAAGTGCTGAAAAACCCTATCTTTAGCCTTGCTTTAGCTGCTGTAACAGCAGCAGGTGTCTTGTCAGATGCAAGCTAAAGGGATTAACTGCTCAAACTCTGGGGCCTCCATCATGAAAGAGTGTCAACAACAAAACCCTCCGCCTCTCTGCTTGGTGTCGTGATCGTCTGTGTCGTAATTTTCAATGAGTCAGGTCAGGTACCTTGTAAGTTATTGGTTGTCTTTCTGGGATACTTGTACTCTAGGATACGAAGAAGGAGGTGAAGAAAAAGACTGAATAGTTACCTTAGCTGTGTGATGTAATTGTTTGTGTAAGATAGCTCTGTATTAAGCTAAGGGTCTATTTAGGACCAAGATGAGGCATGATgcaagtgagtgagtgagtgagtgagtgagtgagtgagtgagtgatttggtttattttaacatatCTGGCACTGTAAATgttcatacatactgtacttgtcCTGAGCAATACATTGGGAGGGATGAGGAAAGCTTTTGAGCAGTAGACCAACACAATTGCAGTCTGTTGATTTGCTGTTTGCTttgaaattcaatttattttaatttcttaattacaaaaatgcaaaagcatCTTTCCTGAACCCGTTGATATGCACAAAACTTCTAAATATTGGTTTAATCAAAAGTAACTGAATGATTAGAGAAACCAGTTTGCACCAATTTACAAGGATTGGTTGGGAAATAAGTGAAATATGAAAGTTACGCTGTTCAGAAAAGGTAATTTTGGTCCTCAGAAGATTTCCTCAAcgtgttttactttatttccaaCCACAACCATTCATACCatctaaacatttaaaaaaagcttgtgTGGTGAGTGAGTCAAAAGGGAAATCATTTAAGAAAAGCTACTTTATTAAACTTGTCTTAAGAGCAATATGGTACATCCTTCTAGGACAGAACTTCACAGTGTGATGTAAACCATCTCTAGTGGTAAGCTTTGGTGACCAATAATATAGTGGATAGTTTGTGTGGTGAATGAttcaaaaaggaaattaattgCTAAATTCATAACATGAGAACAGCTATTATATGATATCCCACAAAATGTTAAGTTCCCATCTGTTTTCTTGAACATCTCCAAATCCCCGATTCCCTAAGCAAACCCTCCCATACTGCAGACATTAGTGTATTTTCACAAACCACCACAACCACAGTCTCTATCTGTCCCAGCCagtggactgtgtgtgtatgtgtgtgtgtctttgtgtgtgtttgtttctttacacTATGTGTTGACACCACTGCGCTGTATATGTCCTCTGAAGAAATGACTTGGGTTgagattagtgtgtgtgtaggatcCTCGTCTTCATGTTGGAACATCTTTGGCACTGGTTTGCTCCCACTGTGAGGAGgagatcaacacacacacaggtactgcagtgtgtatgtgtgtgtgtgatttctcCAGTGGAAGTGTGCTACCATATATAGATCAGGTAAATTAGCTGTAGGGTTAAAGACTGAGGCTGGAAAAAAACCTCTATCAATACTTTAGGAGTTCATGTCTGTCTCCACACCCTGCATTTATGTAAGAAAAcctatactgtacatatattgttttctttctctgtgtttctaaAGGTAACCGAATCTGGAGATGATGAGAACAAGCTGACGGTAAGTTTATTATTGTGTGTAAAAACGTCTCTGTATAGAACTTTAACTGCCTGCATATTAAATAACATGccataacacattttatcaGAAAGAAGGGTTTCTAGATACATGATCTACATGTAGCATCGACAAAAATGTAAGCTGCAGTAGAGCTGTGACATTGAAACAACTGGTCATCAgggtgtttctttttctccaccaACTTGTTTGCCAGTATTTTACAATGTCCACAGATAGATTATAAAAGACCAATGAAGCCAAATGTAGAACAAGCATgtactaattactttttttcattaatgaaatttttttttttgttctggtCCTTTTTTAGGCCAAACCGAGGCTGCAGAGGGAAGGCAGCTGTGCCTCACTGCACAACACACTGATGAGAAACAGCATCTTCCAGCTCATGATACACACCCTCGACCCTCTCAGTGACGAAGGTATGGGTAAGctaaaaagatacaaaacacaacacaaacacaaacacacatatcaaaTTCGACAAGATCTCTTAAACAAGACATCAtgtttaaaccttgtgttgtcttcccgaaaatcaacactttggtTGACGCTTTGTatcaacgtttttaactttttcttatgtttttgttccattttccaacacttttgatgcttttttttcaatgtttgtcacttcttttgacgttttcaacactacgtaacacttgCTTATTGACTTCAGCTTGGATtttatggtcagtaaacctcatttataagaaattatgcctactgtttgagttagaaaagcagaaattatgaattattttgattaaaatgaaatgaatggatgttgatggataatcacagactggaatatgtcaacttttactctatACTAAttcaaaactacttttttttttttttaaatgctaaataaattgaataagacggGGTACggctttttttcaaatgctaaataaattgaataagacgccccaaaatgaatgaaaatagagatttgtactttccatagagcgttgtgtggaatcaatcatgttattttggggaattaaaaagaacattgatataggaaaatgggtcaatttgacccgaggacaacatgagggttaaatattGTCAAATAACCACAATCTTTGAAACAAAGAAGATGCAGTGggaacaaaaattaaataaacatagtCATAATCACATAGGGAAGAATATGATTAAGATTAGGTTTAGATTTAGAATTTTGGTTGAGTTTTGCAAGATCATGGTGAATATAATCATTCATGCAACCACTTTCAACTTCTTGTTTACAATAATTTATCAATAATGTTCAGTATGACTGAGTCTCCTTTGCTTTAGGACGTTTCAAAGAGAAGGCATCAATCCTCAACAAAATGGCCAAGCAGAAGTGTAAAGAAGAAGCTGCCAGTGCCAATGGTATAGGTGAGTAACAGAAGAGTCTGTTTGTCCAACTCAAAACTTAACTGATAGATTCATCAATTAAGAACTGTGGCTATTGATAGATGAATGATGAAAACAAGACTTCAAGTAATCAACAATTCGTTAAACGGAAATGAATGAACTGAAAAGCTGAGCAGGTTAGATAATAACACGTTTATCAATGAATACAACTAAAATCACACTTTTAATGTTGCAATAAGAAGACTGTATTTTTAGATTTGACTGTTTGGCTGAAATAAACCTTTACTTTCTCCGTCTTTTAGcttgaaagtttttttaaaggtcatgATTGCTTAAGATTTGTGAATGATTGCATTTGTGATATATTTCATGAAGGATGACACAGTGTGGTAGTTTTCAATCAAGCTGGGAAGtaatttttttctcatcaaaTTACATAatcttttcatgttgttttgtgtagAGTTTTTTTGTCGTTCACATGTATCCAGTTATCTGATTTGCCAATTTCTTAACTGAATCTAGAACTGACATTTGTCAGTTACTCTTTCATTTGATCAAGTGATTATTGGAGGCATGCATGTGATGCTGTGCTGCACTTGTATGGATAACCTCAGAAAACTAACAAGTATATTTTGTTTCTCAACATAGGAGCCGTCTCCCAGACACAACCTCCAAGAAAAGCAAATTGTACTAAGTTTCAGCTATCTTTTTACATCGTTAggcacctttttatttaaaacaagtcTCGTCTTCTGAACAAATTCCTtaaactcttatttttcttGCCTCAAGCTGCTAAAAACATCCCCAACAGTTCAAATGTCGCCGTGGAAGTCACACCACCCATGAACGGTGTTGTAGGAGGAGACGGGGTATGGCTTTTTATCTTTCAATCTTTCTTCAAGTTCACATGTCAAACAATACCTTTTTCTAGCACCTTAGTCAAGTAGAAAAGCACCATGTAATGAACTCTTTCTTTAGGgtggtgaggaagaggaggatgaagaccAGCCTCTGAGCCTGGCATGGCCCGAAACAAACAGGAAACGGCTCACCTACCTCTGCATCTTACCTATCATCCTTCCGCTGTGGCTCACCCTGCCCGACGTCAGAAGAGAGGTGACACCCCTCCCCCTCAACCCCTTTGGGGTTTGTTATTTGTATCAAAGTGACATTGCCCTTAAGTGTCAGAGATATCAGGGTCTGATTGAATAGTTGGTTGACTGCGTGGTAGATaatcttaaatgtgtttttattgttctttcAGACCTCAGCAAAGTTCTTCCCCATCACTTTCCTCGGCTCTATTACTTGGATTGCTATCTTCTCCTACCTGATGGTGTGGTGGGCTCACCAGGTaccacacactctctctcacacacacacacacacagccttacTTATGAGTCAGTGCAGCAATCAGGGTGTTGAATGTGTTACTGCGGCAGCTAATTCCAACTAATCTACTTTGAGTCACAGCCAGATCAAGCTGTAATGTTCTATTTTGACAAGCCTGAAGGAGCAGATCATGTGTCAACGGTCACTGAGGAGTCACACCTTGAAATAACTGTCACACGTAataactttctctcttttaggtcagaaaaagtatccccatttattttgtaatattgtagGTTTGCAATTAATTAAATGTGcttacttaaaggtgccctgccacacaaaacaaacaaattatatgtgtttgtgttatgttgtgaatgtaaaaattaacttctacctcctctgtcagctctactCTCTGGGAAGAAATAAGCgaagaaatcaggccaatcacaaaagctggtcagtctgatgtcatgttgcctgagctcattactactCGTGAGCTTGCTGGGTAAAGGacactgatagccaggctctcattgacTAGCTGTTAGCCattcagagtcaagcagctcagcttgttgaatattaataagaactggcacaaatcaagataactcttgtagGCTTTCCATACcatgctagaatggcttgaaatgAGTCAACCAAGATATTttgtccaaaacaaatgttacagagtccatggtagacattaccacaaagtaatgaaatacatgtggcagggcacctttaactaAAATGTTACTGCCGCCATATGACCTGCCGTGGGGACACAAATACCAAAAGCAAGGGGAACTATGTTTTTCAAAAGATCAATATGTAGTAGCAATGCTTGCACTGCTTGTCTTTGGCCTGCCACAGAATCTTAATTCTGTGCTGCCACCTCTCTGAAACTCTGAATCTCCGCCAGCCATTCTGCTTATTATATACTCATGTCTACCTCTGTAGTTTGATCCtgtctgctttttgtttgtttgaatgaacAAAGTGATGCAAGCAAAGGACTGAAATTACTGAATATCTTTAAAACTCATTATGTCAAAACAATCTTTGGAGCAATGTGAAAATTATGGGAATGTTTCTGGCAAaagcaacttgtttttttttatttcaggttGGAGAAACATTCTATATCACAGAGGAGATAATGGGTCTGACCATATTAGCAGCTGGCACTTCAATCCCTGACCTGATCACCAGTGTGATTGTAGCACGAAAAGGCCTCGGTGACATGGCCGTGTCCAGCTCTGTGGGCTCCAACATCTTTGATATCACTGTGGGGTGAGTCCagcaaacaacaagaaaacagtGTTATATCCAGGTTTTCTTTTAGATGAGAGCATGTGCTGTGTATGCTTCATGACCTAAACAACTCTTCTCGTTTGTGCTTTTTCCTCCCCTCATCTCTCTCCAGTCTGCCGTTCCCCTGGCTCGTCTTTAACATCATCCACGATTTCCAGCCGGTACATGTGAGCAGCAACGGCCTGTTCTGCGCCATTGTCCTCCTTTTCCTCATGCTTCTCTTCGTCATTATCTCCATCGCTGCTTGCCATTGGAGAATGAGTAAGTTTCTGGGCTTTCTCATGTTCCTGCTCTACTTCGTCTTCCTCATCACCAGCGTCATGCTGGAGGACAAAATCATCAGCTGTCCCGTCACCATCTGAGAGAAAGCGACTTCCACTGGATGTCAGAAAGCAGACATTGAGCACAGATGTCCTCATGTGTACCATGATTTACTATAGGAGTGGCAAAAAATGCTCGCACAGACACAAACCGTTTCTTATCTGTCTCACTTACATACACAGTagaagacacacagacagacacacaagtaTCAACACCCTCAAGTAAAaggtaaagaaaacacacataaacatacacacacacacacatttacataaatatacatatacacaagtTGTGGATGCCAGTTAGCGGCAGGCAGAGGCACTGACTTAAATAAATGCTGCATATTAAGACCAGTGCATCACAGCTGTTCAGCAGTGGCATACCAGCCTGCAAGCGATTAACAGACTATATGCCACCCGATAGGAGGGACTCCTCTTTCTTCGTACCACATGACTACATTCAGTAGCCACTTTTGGTTGAAAACTGATGGACAAGTTATGTGAACGGGATGGAAATTTTGATTGAAGATCCCCagagattgttgttttttcaactgAAGGACCGTGTGGCAGTATAAGAAGTATCTCCACTACGCCACGTTCAGCATATAAACTGAGTATGGAAGCTTAAAgagactttattttttgttttaaagggcaGCAGGGAAGAAAATAAGAGAGGGCTGGGGCAATACATATAAGTGATAGCTGCTTAATAAACCTTTAGATGTTTACTGTGTTGATTCCACCTCCTTTATGGCTTTGCAATGTCATTGAAAGAAACATATCCAGTGTTAATTACTTGTGTGTCTTCAAATACAGGATATTTGACGACATATTTGACATAAATGGTTATTTTACATCTCATTCATGAATATCTATAATAGGATACATAAATTGCTAAATAGTAACAACTGAGCatgtaagggataatgtagaaCAAGCGGATCCTTATCCCGCCTTTCACATGGCTACCTACTAAAGAAATCAATGATTTGAcgtaaaatatttatttaataatgattttattgattttaaaatggtcCTCTGTGATCAAAACTACATCAATAGCAGTGGCCTGGTATTAAAAGAAGTAGAATGCTTAAATTGACCAATTGGAATTGATAACGTAATTCAACAAAGCcgtgtgaaaaaaaacagatagaaTGGACTGAAGGTGTTGTCATGCTCGATATGACCCAACTATTTTGTCTGGGTTTTTCATATAAAAAgcttttgactttttctgttctgtctgcCTTTACATGCACCACTTTAGAGAGAGATCACTTCAGTATCCAATTTGATGATTTTGTAAATGATGCAGTCTGGACAACAAGTGGTGGACTAAGGATTAGTGTTCTCCATTGTATTTTACTTGATAAactcaaaagtgtttttttcttcaatcatGTATTAATATTTACGTGTATAAGATTAACAGGTATCACCCGGTTTCTTCTGTAATGTTTTGATGTAAAACaactcatgtactgtataatgtatTGCGCCGCTGTGTTCACATACGACTTTCTTGTGTTCAGTGTGTGACATAGAGGCTGAAATATTAGTAACAAGTTATCATAAGAAACATCAGGTAGGCCCATAATACcattgtaaaacacaacatGGACTCACAAAGATTCAGATGTTGACATTTATATACTTGggtaatttagtttttctctaaTCCATCTCTATTAGACTTACAGTGAGCAAAAGGCGTGTAACTTAACTTCACAGGGGTTCTGCTGTAGTAAGACATTGATAATAGATATCTTTccatacaaatgtgtgtgtttccgtcAAATAATCTAATGCAAATAATCTGAAAAGgttgcaaaaaagaagaaacaaagagataacacaataaagaagTGGCTGTAACTCAAAGAATCTGTTTCCATTCATGTTATtgcattttctctctgtgttttgcgaaattcaatttcattttctttttttctttcaataaacAAAGTCAAACTGTCCTTAAAAGAGGCAGAAAGAAACATACTCACTGATGTGAGGCAGATTTTCTTGTGAAACATTCAAGGCCTCACTGGCTCAACGTCATCCATCTTGTCTTCTTCAGTTGAACCACCTGTTGCATGCTGAACTGCATGACTGCCCTCATGCAAGCAAcaacatttgtcatttatttactttatgttGTCTGCTTtctatgtcaaaaatgtaaagcaCAACTGAACATGggcaatattttatattttctttaccCGGCAATGTTCAAAATGCTACATCAGTCTTAAAGAAATGCTCAATAAAGTTACTGTAGACTCATCcttgtcttctttttatttcttattgtgTTAAAAGGTTAAGgtgttacagtacagtacaaccTCATTACAACGCAATATACATATCTGTAACTTTTATTTACTACATTTTGTTTCCCAAGAAAAATCAGTTTTACTCAGAGATAAATttctttttagactttttatttttaagatacgTGGATCTGATCGGTTTAACACTCCCAAAGGTTAACACATGATATTTTGTGTCAATATGTTaaccaaatgtttttctttatttatatgttttcagaaattctttttttttttNNNNNNNNNNttttttttgtccaaaaattaaataaaaagaatttcaTTCTCCATAAAATGTACCCCCAACTATTCTCTATATCTTGCAAAGTGAACAAGTTGTGTTttgatgtgtatttatgtgataGAAGATTTGGTAACTGTAATATAAGACTGTATATAATCTCCTGTGTGTAATCACATAGTTTAACCTCAACACAACTTCTATTCTCAGACTCAAGACTTAGACTGTATCATTTTAAATCGTTATTAATGTAAGGATGGTGTGAATGTGagaaatgtgtgtatgaatgagAAATATGTAAGAATTCATGAAGAATCCTTGACCAGTTtgaattccttgtatgtgtcctcatacctggcaggtaaagctgattctgataccCTGACAAATGGTAAAAAGCTTTTGTATTTCCCTTGTACATAATACAAGTATGGAATCATGTATACTACTTCaagtgtgtattgtttgtacaatgcaaaaaaacatacatcatTCAACTCTGTATAAAGTGTTATatgatcaaataaatgaaacttCAAATTTTCCATGTTGGTGTTTGGAGTTGATAGTAACTTTTGGGTAGGTTTAgaaacattttgtacatttaaaaaaacggtTTGAAACATGTCATAATTTCTCTAATTTAGGTAATATAGTTGTATCCTTACTTATATAGATTTAATACACAAAGTTATGCAACACTGTATTTCAGGGGTCATAGGCCATTTGAAATCTAACAAACCACTTCAAACGCTAGGTCACTTTACCTCACAGGCTCCCTCACGACACCGATCAGATTTGCAGTGTCACACACTGTATCAGGATGTGATCCACTTTACATTGACACAAGCCTCTTACAGCAACATGCTCGGCCCGCTGCCATGATCAGTCTGATGCAACAGGGATTCACTGGACACAGGTGGACAACCTGCAGTGGTCACGCTCAGCTGTCTGCTTTCTAACTGCGTTTCTGTTCACTGACAACTGAGGATATTCACTTACTGCAGCTTACAGTCAACCAATTAGATAAGAACGAGGTGAATCCATTCAGCCATCATGGCCTCAACTTCActttagaaaatacattttttatacagAATGAGGACTGTTGATGTTGTGAATATATTAGACTTTAAGACAGACTCAACAAATatgaagtgaataaaaaaaagtatccaaCCGGTTTATATGAGTAGGCTAAATGACAGATATGATCAAATCCAACGAATAAAGGAGGAATCGAACTTAATTGTGTAGGATTGGTCCTTCACATTCCCCAGCAGAAGGTGGCGGTAATACACctacaactttaaaataaagagaagaagaagatgaagcagCAACCGGAAGCATTGAACTGTCAGTTTTGTAACTACCCTGTCCATGGTAACTGTCGGAATGGAACAAAACAAGACCGGTCTGTAGAGCCATTTTATACATTGCTCTGTGGTGAGAGAGCAGCATGGATCCGTCTGAGGCAGAGGGAGCGGATGCTGCCGATCCCGCCCCAGAGCAGAGTCCCAAACCCGAGCTTTCTGCAGCGATGCGGGCTAAAATCGAGCGGAACCGGCAGCGCGCGTTGATGCTCCGTCAAGCCCGACTAGCGAGTCGCCCTTTGTCCGCTGTGGAGGGCTCAACTTCGGCCAAAGTCTCCAAGACCATCGACTCCGGTGCCGGCTTCTTTatcgaggaggaggaggacaaagagGAAGAGCAGAGGACCAGGAAGGTTGTGCATCagccaggtgtgtgtctgtgtgttacgTGACTCGAGTGTGTCCATGCAAGCatatttacatgtgtgtgttaagtgtgggtgtgtgttgatTTCAGCTCCAGTGATCGAGCCAGACTACCTGCTGTGCGATGATTGTCAAAAACCCTTTATGGACTCGTACCTCAGCAACAGCTTTGACCTGTCTGTTTGTGACAAGTGcaggtacacaaacacacaaacacacacacacacacacacacacacacacacacacactaaaaggaCTTTCATGAGCATAAAATCCAAATATAGTAGTTATATGCAAAACATAACATGTCTAAAGAAGTCAATAGAGTTTTGAATTGGACACGTTTTACATTGTAatgcagatttgttttgttgagaCAAAGTTGGAAAGTAGCAAATAAATTCACAGGTTCCCCCAATACCTGAAAGAATATAGCATGTGGTTTCCATCTTTTGATGGATTTCATGTCAAACCAGTAATTTTCTGGTCATTTAGTTGTATTATGTCTATGTGGAGTGATGTTTAATCAAAGATAGACAAGAGAACCAGCACAAGGTAGTGTTAAAAATGATGTAACCTGCAGATACCCATGGCTCATTGAggagttttctgtttttcctcagttcttatttgttttatttttttatttacactcaCAGCTGAAAATCAATTATTGGTGTTTACAATTAACAATGGAAGTGTCTTTCCCCCTTAGAGACAACGAGGAAAAGCATAAGCTCATCTCGAGAACTGAGGCCAAGCAGAACTACCTGCTGAAGGACTGTGACCTGGACAAGAGGGAGCCTCCGCTCAGGTTTATACTTAAGAAAAACCCTCATAACTCAAACTGGGGAGACATGAAGCTCTACCTCAAactacaggtgtgtgtgtgtgttttttgtggcaTATTACtgtatgcatatgtatgtatgtatgtatgtgtatatatatttcttgtACAACATCAGTT
The sequence above is drawn from the Etheostoma cragini isolate CJK2018 chromosome 2, CSU_Ecrag_1.0, whole genome shotgun sequence genome and encodes:
- the slc24a2 gene encoding sodium/potassium/calcium exchanger 2 isoform X2; protein product: MDFLLPIRSQDRMASSSSEPLLGTHSRCSRHQYHCVKRKMRPGRILGFFISMVAVCTFCSWSAFSLVTTVAKELESSAEGSGEAAVPQRTLLQYHNISAAPEDTPVAMQSSEIEMNHGDYPTDLFSVEDRRQGYVVFHMFGMFYMFISLAIVCDEFFVPALTVITEKLQISDDVAGATFMAAGGSAPELFTSVIGVFVSHSNVGIGTIVGSAVFNILFVIGMCALFSKEVLNLTWWPLFRDVSFYIVGLLMLIYFFLDNQITIGESIGLLSCYTCYVTFMKFNAKVELVIKGLLGSNQVKELETTPKVTESGDDENKLTAKPRLQREGSCASLHNTLMRNSIFQLMIHTLDPLSDEGRFKEKASILNKMAKQKCKEEAASANGIGAVSQTQPPRKANSAKNIPNSSNVAVEVTPPMNGVVGGDGGGEEEEDEDQPLSLAWPETNRKRLTYLCILPIILPLWLTLPDVRRETSAKFFPITFLGSITWIAIFSYLMVWWAHQVGETFYITEEIMGLTILAAGTSIPDLITSVIVARKGLGDMAVSSSVGSNIFDITVGLPFPWLVFNIIHDFQPVHVSSNGLFCAIVLLFLMLLFVIISIAACHWRMSKFLGFLMFLLYFVFLITSVMLEDKIISCPVTI